One region of Purpureocillium takamizusanense chromosome 4, complete sequence genomic DNA includes:
- a CDS encoding Phosphatidylglycerophosphatase (BUSCO:EOG09264S4C~EggNog:ENOG503P247~COG:S), producing MNLNLSASANVTRLLFKPSLCLPHHTIPTFNDLPIPLDKAFLSKGLKSDIKAVVLDKDDCFAYPDSKEVYEPYKQHFEALRKEYPGRRLLVVSNTAGATSWDRHLKQAAEVEKSTGVYVLPHSVKKPGCGAEIMAYFKQHPETGVTDPSHVAVVGDRLTTDMMLANMMGGWGFWVRDGVVPLQQKSIFSRMERNLADFLASRGVQAPRPFSRSD from the exons ATGAATCTCAACCTCTCCGCATCGGCTAATGTGACCAGGCTGCTGTTCAAACCCAGCTTGTGCCTGCCGCATCACACGATCCCGACCTTCAACGACCTGCCGATTCCCCTGGATAAGGCCTTTCTCAGCAAGGGCCTCAAGTCCGATATCAAGGCCGTCGTGCTGGACAAGGACGACTGTTTTGCGTACCCAGACTCCAAAGAGGTCTACGAGCCATATAAG CAACACTTTGAGGCGCTGAGAAAGGAGTatcccggccgccgtctgctgGTCGTCTCCAACACGGCcggggcgacgagctgggaCCGGCACCTGAAGCAGGCCGCAGAGGTAGAAAAAAGCACCGGCGTGTACGTGCTGCCGCACTCGGTCAAGAAAcctggctgcggcgccgagatCATGGCCTACTTCAAGCAGCATCCGGAGACGGGCGTGACGGATCCTTCCCACGTAGCCGTCGTGGGCGACAGGCTGACTACTGACATGATGCTCGCCAACATGATGGGGGGCTGGGGGTTCTGGGTGCGGGACGGCGTCGTTCCGTTGCAACAGAAGAGCATC TTTTCCAGAATGGAACGAAACCTCGCCGACTTTCTTGCATCGCGAGGCGTGCAGGCGCCTCGGCCCTTCTCACGGAGTGACTAA
- a CDS encoding uncharacterized protein (EggNog:ENOG503PH1C) codes for MGGKTWSREEELYFWRTVVPLSPKAAADPPAPVEWSQLAADMQQHFGLNARRRYTSLMLYEHYFQNITTRHFSPKSADLVREHIRELVANGKDPEEVAKSGGKPKRPSKRKASAGSSGSRSKQPPKKRPATETQSPLGQSAGPAMVPAQAPTASASNNANQHDITNAYAVPRQQYYPPVLQARGLTHSHPSVASTSFHAHNLLDAAPGQSSQNNALTQNTTQYSTPTIHDHSVCPGQQFFSDVNWNNSAGQDSGYMSGASSNHLASPTSHGLTQGGPSPNETGYSYYGVEEG; via the exons ATGGGCGGCAAGACGTGGTCCCGCGAGGAAGAGCTCTACTTCTGGCGCACAGTCGTTCCGCTCTCacccaaggccgccgcggacccTCCCGCGCCCGTCGAATGGTcccagctggccgccgacatgcaGCAGCATTTTGGGCTGAACGCCCGGCGGAGATACACGTCGCTGATGCTCT ACGAGCACTACTTCCAAAACATCACGACCAGGCATTTTTCACCAAAATCGGCCGATCTCGTTCGCGAGCACATTCGAGAACTTG TGGCCAACGGCAAAGACCCCGAGGAAGTTGCCAAGTCTGGCGGCAAGCCCAAGAGGCCAAGCAAGAGAAAGGCGTCGGCCGGTTCAAGCGGCTCccgcagcaagcagcccCCGAAGAAAAGGCCAGCCACGGAAACACAGTCGCCGTTGGGGCAGTCAGCGGGCCCAGCTATGGTCCCGGCCCAGGCACCAACTGCATCGGCGAGCAACAATGCAAACCAGCACGATATAACAAATGCATATGCGGTCCCTCGGCAGCAATATTACCCGCCTGTGTTACAAGCGCGTGGTTTGACGCATAGCCATCCATCAGTGGCCAGTACCAGCTTCCATGCCCACAATCTGTTGGACGCTGCTCCAGGGCAGTCCTCGCAGAACAATGCCCTCACACAGAACACGACCCAGTACAGCACGCCTACAATCCACGACCACAGCGTCTGTCCCGGACAACAGTTTTTCAGCGATGTCAACTGGAATAACAGTGCCGGCCAGGATTCAGGCTACATGtcgggggcgtcgtcgaaccATCTTGCATCGCCGACTTCCCACGGGTTGACCCAAggcggccccagccccaACGAGACTGGTTACTCGTATTAcggcgtggaggagggtTAG
- a CDS encoding uncharacterized protein (COG:O~EggNog:ENOG503NWUG~SECRETED:SignalP(1-19~SECRETED:cutsite=SDG-TN~SECRETED:prob=0.3206)), giving the protein MRERLPLWSGWVAIAASDGTNLTVPYLGVAGSMRSAPVFGIKSIGQIKTFPQFDHVKEFWSGEWYPKDDYRDFTPKGKHSAFWLGGRAGQGPLAPPGRYKIVARALSIMGDASNASHWNSIESPVFRIAYKQNLKNLG; this is encoded by the coding sequence ATGCGGGAGCGCCTCCCCCTATGGTCGGGCTGGGTTGCCATTGCTGCCTCTGATGGCACCAACTTGACCGTACCGTAccttggcgtcgccggtTCTATGCGCTCGGCCCCAGTCTTCGGCATCAAGTCCATTGGCCAAATCAAAACATTTCCCCAGTTTGATCACGTAAAGGAGTTTTGGTCCGGGGAGTGGTATCCAAAGGACGACTACCGCGACTTTACGCCGAAAGGAAAGCATTCTGCCTTCTGGCTGGGTGGCCGCGCTGGACAGGGACCATTAGCTCCTCCTGGACGATATAAGATTGTTGCACGAGCGCTTTCGATCATGGGTGATGCGAGTAACGCCTCTCACTGGAACTCTATTGAGTCTCCAGTCTTTCGCATCGCATACAAGCAGAACTTGAAGAACCTAGGCTAG
- the TIM22 gene encoding Mitochondrial import inner membrane translocase subunit tim22 (EggNog:ENOG503P30H~COG:U~TransMembrane:2 (i89-111o200-218i)) encodes MNGFPSSTPPAGGSGAGAMLPGGTSQDPNVRAVRAPPPAPYSRCWDAPRNGGHVRPRAQSVVVRSRWLMLTRFLQQVQAAMESCMGKSVMSGVMGFGMGGLFGMFMASMSYDTPFGSPVTNSAGQNLTSMPLRQQLKAGFKDMGTRSYSMAKNFGKVGALFSGIECGIEGLRAKNDLANGVAAGCLTGAILAKNTGPTGMAGGCAAFAAFSAAIDAWMRQPKED; translated from the exons ATGAACGGCTTCCCGTCAAGtacgccgcccgcgggcgggtccggcgcgggcgcgatgCTGCCGGGCGGCACGTCGCAGGACCCCAACGTCAGAGCTGTacgtgcgccgccgccggccccatACTCGCGATGCTGGGATGCCCCGCGGAACGGGGGGCACGTCCGTCCCCGCGCTCAGAGCGTGGTGGTACGAAGTCGATGGCTGATGCTAACCCGCTTTCTTCAACAGGTACAAGCCGCGATGGAGTCGTGCATGGGCAAGTCAGTCATGTCGGGCGTCATGGGCTTCGGCATGGGCGGTCTGTTTGGCATGTTCATGGCCTCT ATGTCCTACGACACCCCCTTCGGCAGCCCCGTCACCAACTCCGCCGGGCAGAACCTCACGTCGATGCCCctccgccagcagctcaaggccggctTCAAGGACATGGGCACGCGCTCCTACTCCATGGCCAAGAACTTCGGCAAGGTCGGCGCTCTCTTCTCGGGCATCGAGTGCGGcatcgagggcctgcgcgccAAGAACGACCTCGCcaatggcgtcgccgccgggtgCCTCAccggcgccatcctcgccaagAACACGGGCCCCAcgggcatggccggcggGTGCGCTGCGTTCGCCGCGTTtagcgccgccatcgacgcctgGATGAGGCAGCCCAAGGAGGACTAG
- a CDS encoding uncharacterized protein (COG:S~CAZy:GH16~EggNog:ENOG503Q4AP~TransMembrane:1 (o49-69i)) translates to MRQGEFVKSDGFPPQYDEVMFPPRGAPGSVRQARTSIPWWNPRYWRKRVWAGIGVVLVIIIIIAVAVGVTQSKKNRYPDYSAITYSLSETYGGENFFDKFNYFTGYDPAQGFVHYVPAPEAKQRNLTYATPSTAVVKVDTAVGPDSEPNASTGRFSVRLESKTTYNRGLFLFDVKHTPYACGAWPALWLTDPSHWPDNGEIDIMESVNQGTGGNQMTLHSTGGCSMGGVKRKMAGEAADGNCDHAANKNAGCGVSGGDKTFGTAVNGAGGSVMAVEWRDAGIRMWQFARGAVPADVAAKKPDPSTWPEAAADFPSTECDIGSHFRNNSIIVNIDLCGDLVYGSWKKSGCPSNCTDLVANQPDLYKTAYWEFGSFEVYQPA, encoded by the exons ATGCGCCAAGGCGAGTTCGTAAAGTCCGACGGCTTCCCCCCGCAGTATGACGAGGTCATGTTCCCGCCGCGGGGAGCCCCCGGCAGCGTGCGCCAGGCACGCACCAGCATACCCTGGTGGAATCCGCGGTACTGGCGCAAGAGGGTTTGGgcgggcatcggcgtcgtgctggtcatcatcatcatcatcgccgtcgccgtgggcgtAACGCAGAGCAAGAAGAACCGCTATCCGGACTACTCGGCCATCACGTACAGCCTGAGCGAGACGT ATGGAGGCGAGAACTTCTTTGACAAGTTCAACTACTTTACCGGCTACGATCCTG CCCAGGGATTCGTTCACTATGTCCCCGCCCCCGAGGCCAAGCAGAGG AACCTGACGTACGCCACGCCCAGCACCGCCGTGGTCAAGGTCGACACGGCCGTGGGCCCCGACTCGGAGCCCAAcgcgtcgacggggcgcTTCTCGGTGCGCCTCGAGTCCAAGACGACGTACAACCGCGGGCTCTTCCTCTTCGACGTCAAGCACACGCCGTACGCGTGCGGCGCCTGGCCCGCGCTCTGGCTGACGGACCCGTCGCACTGGCCCGACAACGGCGAGATCGACATCATGGAGAGCGTCAACCAGGGCACCGGCGGCAACCAGATGACGCTGCactcgacgggcggctgctccatgggcggcgtcaagcgcaagatggcgggcgaggccgccgacggcaactGCGACCACGCGGCTAACAAGAAcgccggctgcggcgtctcgggcggcgaTAAGACGTTTGGCAcggccgtcaacggcgccggcggcagcgtcatggccgtcgagTGGCGCGACGCGGGGATCCGCATGTGGCAGtttgcgcgcggcgccgtgcccgccgacgtggccgccaagAAGCCCGACCCGAGCACCtggcccgaggcggcggccgacttcCCCAGCACCGAGTGCGACATTGGCTCGCACTTTAGGAACAACTCCATCATTGTCAACATTGACCTGTGCGGGGACCTGGTGTACGGCAGCTGGAAGAAGTCGGGGT GCCCCAGCAACTGCACAGACCTGGTCGCCAACCAGCCCGACCTGTACAAGACGGCCTACTGGGAGTTTGGCTCCTTTGAGGTCTACCAGCCGGCGTGA
- a CDS encoding uncharacterized protein (COG:S~EggNog:ENOG503P5EZ~TransMembrane:3 (i21-39o69-89i101-122o)), whose amino-acid sequence MASGTFAGPSTGASTTDPKRALLLLAPLASSTASLVFGWDQQLFLSLLARSTHGEATLPGYWRALFPRGVARVLALLAVTAGASAGAALAHGGMLARRGALGWYVAAGALALGHLGFVPAVAGRIRELVERDGEEGTSSSTGRSARAAAVADLGSGDDVDADKKGEAGRSSGSGKSPKSNVELQREWLRINLARTLTTDLGAWVCAFVAAVKTFS is encoded by the coding sequence ATGGCATCAGGCACGTTCGCAGGCCCAAGCACAGGCGCCAGCACCACAGACCCAAAacgggcgctgctgctcctcgcaCCGTTggcctcatcgacggcgtcgctcgTCTTCGGATGGGACCAGCAGCTGTTCCTGTCGCTACTCGCAAGGTCGACGCACGGCGAGGCCACGCTGCCGGGGTACTGGCGGGCGCTGTTCCCGCGCGGCGTGGCGAGagtgctggcgctgctggccgtgacggcgggggcgtcggcgggcgcggcgttgGCACACGGCGGGATGCTGGCGCGGAGGGGCGCGCTGGGGTGGTATGTCGCCGcgggggcgctggcgctggggcACCTGGGGTTcgtgccggcggtggcggggcggATCAGGGAGTTGGTGGAGagggatggggaggagggcacgAGTAGTAGTACAGGTCGTTCTGCtagggctgctgctgtggcggATCTGGGtagtggtgatgatgttgatgCTGATAAGAAGGGAGAGGCCGGGAgaagcagcggcagcggcaagagtCCAAAGTCCAACGTGGAGCTGCAGAGGGAGTGGCTGCGCATCAACCTCGCGAggacgctgacgacggacCTGGGCGCGTGGGTGTGCGCCTTTGTGGCGGCGGTTAAGACGTTTTCATAG
- the PRP45 gene encoding mRNA splicing protein (BUSCO:EOG09264DT4~COG:A~COG:B~EggNog:ENOG503NY30) → MASIAASLQASLPKPKYTGENEEEASRSQQRGPRIVGAGQLDETQVVLKRAGPPPYGQRAGWRPRSQEDFGDGGAFPEIPVAQYPLDMGKKGSTTSNALAIQVDAEGKVKYDAIARRGHGDGRIVHTSFKDLIPLRQRADAGEVDLSRPTKESVAETTEKTKNALAALVSGAVAAQKPKNVNVGNRKEATFVRYTPADQMGDNSKKQDRIMKIVERQRDPMEPPKFKHKKIPRGPPSPPPPVMHSPPRKLTAEDQEMWKIPPPVSNWKNPKGYTVPLDKRLAADGRGLQDIAINDKHAQFAEAVKMAERHAREEVQQRAMMQQRLAEKEKAQKEDNLRALAQKAREERAAAGRGRRDSRTSRDSRSRSGSYSSYSDSGSDSEDAEVREREKARREKRRDEERKLRQTRMGAERRVQVMAREQNRDISEKVALGLAKPTQSKETMYDSRLFNQSSGFDSGFNEDNHYDKPLFAAQDAISSIYRPRANMEDDDPEAGDKEMAKIQKTSRFGEALGKGTFKGASEVEAREGPVQFEKDKTDPFNVDKFLSEVDQSSSSKRGYGLQDEGRQPKRPRVEDDE, encoded by the exons GAGCCGGCCCTCCGCCGTACGGTCAACGTGCAGGATGGCGGCCGCGTTCCCAAGAGGAtttcggcgacggaggcgcgtTTCCCGAGATTCCAGTTGCCCAATACCCTCTCGACATGGGTAAGAagggctcgacgacgagcaacgCGCTGGCGATCCAGGTTGATGCTGAGGGCAAGGTCAAGTACGATGCGATTGCGCGACGCggacacggcgacggccggaTTGTGCACACATCGTTCAAGGACCTTATCCCACTGAGACAACGCGCTGATGCGGGAGAAGTCGACCTCTCACGCCCGACCAAGGAATCGGTAGCGGAGACGACTGAGAAGACGAAGAACGCGCTCGCGGCTCTggtcagcggcgccgtggcggcacAAAAACCCAAGAACGTCAACGTTGGCAACCGAAAAGAGGCTACGTTTGTGCGATACACGCCGGCAGACCAGATGGGGGACAACTCGAAGAAGCAAGACCGGATCATGAAGATTGTCGAGCGCCAACGAGACCCGATGGAGCCACCCAAGTTCAAGCACAAGAAGATTCCGCGAggaccgccctcgccgccgccacccgtcATGCACTCGCCGCCTCGAAAGCTCACGGCCGAAGATCAGGAAATGTGGAAGATCCCGCCGCCAGTGTCGAACTGGAAGAATCCCAAGGGTTATACGGTACCGCTGGACAAGAGATTGGCTGCCGACGGGCGTGGCCTGCAGGACATTGCCATCAACGACAAACATGCTCAgttcgccgaggcggtcaaGATGGCCGAGAGGCACGCCCGCGAGGAGGTACAGCAACGAGCGATGATGCAGCAGAGGCTGGCCGAGAAGGAAAAGGCACAGAAGGAGGACAACCtccgggcgctggcgcaaaAGGCAAGAGAGGAGcgtgctgcggcgggccgcggACGCAGGGACTCAAGGACTTCGCGAGACTCGCGGTCGCGATCAGGATCCTACAGCAGCTACTCCGATTCGGGCTCTGACAGCGAGGACGCCGAAGTTCGTGAGCGAGAAAAGGCCAGACGCGAGAAGCGGAGAGACGAGGAGCGGAAGCTGCGGCAAACGCGCATGGGTGCTGAGCGGCGGGTGCAGGTCATGGCGCGCGAACAGAACCGTGACATCTCCGAAAAGGTGGCCCTCGGGCTGGCAAAACCGACGCAGTCCAAGGAGACCATGTACGACTCGCGACTGTTCAACCAATCAAGCGGCTTCGACAGCGGCTTCAATGAAGACAATCACTACGACAAGCCCCTATTTGCGGCCCAGGACGCCATCAGCAGCATCTACCGACCGCGGGCGAACATGGAGGATGACGACCCGGAAgccggcgacaaggagatGGCCAAGATCCAGAAGACGAGCCGCTTcggcgaggccctgggcAAGGGCACCTTTAAGGGCGCGAGCGAGGTCGAG GCTCGCGAGGGACCCGTACAATTCGAAAAGGACAAGACGGACCCGTTCAACGTGGACAAGTTCTTGTCTGAGGTGGACCAGAGCTCGTCTTCGAAGCGAGGGTACGGCCTGCAAGAcgagggcaggcagccgaAACGGCCGCGAGTAGAAGACGATGAATAA